In Patulibacter sp. SYSU D01012, a single window of DNA contains:
- a CDS encoding LuxR family transcriptional regulator → MRSSEPAAEALDAPAEPRLLEREAELRDVDAVVGDAVAGEGRALLLQGPAGIGKTALLDVAAERARAAGLRVLRATGSPLERDFPFGVVHQLLDREVGAASPERRERLLQGAAGRGAAVLTPDDGAAVAEGEEPRYAVLHGLYWLVANLADEGPLALVVDDLHWADRPSVRLVEYLARRLEGLPVALLAAARPGEPGSDADLLAAFAANPATTVDRPDVLGAEGAAALLAGALGHAPTPAFVAACATATGGNPFLLQVLGLQAAERGLRGTDDDVAAARAVGAEGLVDAVGRRLALLGPDARALAPAAALLGPGYRLDELAAVADVPPAAAERGADALVAGRFLDAADWGFVHPLLREAVIGSTPATARARLHGRAVAVLRARGARATEVALHHLGAAPAGDPAVVDDLRAAARSAVADGAPDVAIRHLRRALEEPPAPEQRPRLLLELGEIEGGTGNTEGLTHLTEALEGDLSGDDAARGHVARGMLLSLVDPPAALAEARAAAALAASPDARLRTEGLLLDIAMYHASTVDLRQELLRPARRDPAAASPAELAHLAYQRAHEGAPRAEVLDLARRAQVDGRLLQVLSPDSSSYQLVALALRISEAPEAARRVLDAGEELARRNGNRFSLMHVEHARAYWHLEYGSIAAGIAHGQSGLAIANELGRRLAAWTFVSALVELHVQAGDLAAAERVLAEHPVPPELEDAVHAAFVLAGRGLLRLVGGEAEEAQALLARSVASLDRWGWKAPLSTRRVLRWARALAAVGRTDEALALLDAQEALARGAGTDGVVGVVLATRGRIVGGDEGEAQLRAALALLGPSALRLDEGWAQHALGALLRRRGARTEARAPLRRALEIGDVTGAGLLAGSAREELAATGARALRTALSGPASLTPSERRVADLAAAGLTNRQIAERLWITRKTVELHLGHTYDKLGIRSRTQLPEALGAPDGTAPPTTA, encoded by the coding sequence ATGCGCTCCTCCGAGCCGGCCGCGGAGGCCCTCGACGCCCCGGCCGAGCCGCGCCTGCTCGAGCGCGAGGCCGAGCTGCGCGACGTCGACGCCGTGGTCGGGGACGCCGTGGCCGGCGAGGGCCGGGCCCTGCTGCTGCAGGGGCCCGCGGGCATCGGCAAGACCGCGCTCCTCGACGTGGCCGCCGAGCGCGCCCGCGCGGCGGGCCTGCGCGTGCTGCGCGCCACGGGGTCGCCGCTCGAGCGCGACTTCCCGTTCGGCGTGGTCCACCAGCTGCTGGACCGCGAGGTCGGCGCCGCGTCGCCCGAGCGGCGCGAGCGCCTGCTCCAGGGTGCCGCCGGCCGCGGGGCGGCGGTGCTCACCCCCGACGACGGCGCGGCGGTCGCCGAGGGCGAGGAGCCGCGCTACGCGGTCCTCCACGGGCTCTACTGGCTCGTCGCCAACCTGGCCGACGAGGGGCCGCTGGCGCTCGTCGTCGACGACCTGCACTGGGCGGACCGCCCGTCCGTGCGCCTGGTCGAGTACCTGGCGCGGCGGCTCGAGGGGCTGCCCGTCGCGCTGCTCGCCGCCGCGCGGCCGGGCGAGCCGGGGAGCGACGCCGACCTGCTCGCGGCGTTCGCGGCGAACCCCGCGACCACCGTCGACCGCCCGGACGTCCTCGGGGCGGAGGGCGCGGCGGCGCTGCTCGCGGGCGCCCTGGGCCACGCCCCGACCCCGGCCTTCGTCGCGGCGTGCGCCACGGCGACCGGGGGCAACCCGTTCCTGCTGCAGGTGCTGGGCCTGCAGGCCGCCGAGCGCGGGCTGCGCGGCACGGACGACGACGTCGCCGCCGCGCGGGCGGTGGGCGCCGAGGGCCTCGTCGACGCCGTCGGGCGCCGCCTGGCGCTCCTGGGGCCCGACGCCCGCGCCCTGGCGCCCGCCGCCGCGCTCCTCGGGCCCGGCTACCGCCTGGACGAGCTCGCGGCCGTCGCCGACGTGCCGCCGGCCGCCGCCGAGCGCGGGGCCGACGCGCTCGTCGCGGGCCGCTTCCTCGACGCAGCCGACTGGGGGTTCGTGCACCCGCTGCTGCGCGAGGCCGTCATCGGCTCGACGCCCGCCACCGCCCGCGCGCGCCTGCACGGCCGGGCGGTCGCGGTGCTGCGCGCCCGCGGCGCCCGCGCCACCGAGGTGGCGCTGCACCACCTGGGCGCCGCACCCGCGGGCGACCCGGCCGTCGTCGACGACCTGCGCGCGGCCGCCCGCTCCGCCGTCGCGGACGGCGCGCCCGACGTCGCCATCCGCCACCTGCGCCGCGCGCTCGAGGAGCCGCCCGCGCCGGAGCAGCGCCCGCGGCTGCTTCTCGAGCTGGGCGAGATCGAGGGCGGGACCGGCAACACGGAGGGGCTCACCCACCTGACCGAGGCGCTCGAGGGCGACCTGTCGGGCGACGATGCCGCCCGTGGCCACGTCGCGCGCGGGATGCTGCTGTCGCTCGTCGACCCGCCGGCGGCGCTCGCCGAGGCCCGCGCCGCCGCCGCGCTGGCGGCCAGCCCCGACGCCCGCCTGCGGACGGAGGGCCTGCTGCTGGACATCGCGATGTACCACGCGAGCACCGTCGACCTGCGGCAGGAGCTGCTGCGCCCGGCGCGCCGCGACCCCGCCGCCGCCTCGCCGGCCGAGCTCGCGCACCTCGCCTACCAGCGGGCCCACGAGGGGGCGCCGCGCGCCGAGGTGCTCGACCTGGCCCGCCGCGCGCAGGTCGACGGCCGGCTGCTGCAGGTCCTCAGCCCCGACTCCTCCAGCTACCAGCTGGTGGCGCTCGCCCTGCGGATCAGCGAGGCGCCCGAGGCGGCGCGCCGCGTGCTCGACGCCGGCGAGGAGCTCGCGCGCCGCAACGGCAACCGCTTCTCGCTCATGCACGTCGAGCACGCGCGCGCCTACTGGCACCTGGAGTACGGCTCGATCGCGGCCGGCATCGCGCACGGCCAGAGCGGCCTGGCGATCGCGAACGAGCTGGGCCGCCGGCTGGCCGCCTGGACGTTCGTGTCGGCGCTCGTCGAGCTGCACGTGCAGGCCGGCGACCTGGCCGCGGCCGAGCGCGTGCTCGCCGAGCACCCCGTCCCGCCCGAGCTCGAGGACGCGGTGCACGCCGCGTTCGTCCTCGCGGGCCGCGGCCTGCTGCGCCTGGTCGGCGGCGAGGCCGAGGAGGCGCAGGCGCTGCTGGCGCGCTCCGTCGCCAGCCTGGACCGCTGGGGCTGGAAGGCGCCGCTGTCCACCCGCCGCGTCCTGCGCTGGGCCCGCGCGCTCGCCGCCGTCGGCCGGACGGACGAGGCCCTCGCGCTCCTGGACGCGCAGGAGGCGCTCGCCCGCGGCGCCGGCACCGACGGGGTCGTCGGCGTCGTCCTGGCCACGCGCGGACGGATCGTCGGCGGGGACGAGGGCGAGGCGCAGCTGCGCGCGGCCCTCGCGCTGCTGGGGCCGTCCGCGCTGCGGCTCGACGAGGGCTGGGCCCAGCACGCGCTCGGCGCGCTGCTGCGGCGCCGCGGCGCCCGCACGGAGGCCCGCGCGCCGCTGCGCCGCGCGCTCGAGATCGGCGACGTCACCGGCGCCGGGCTGCTGGCCGGGTCGGCCCGCGAGGAGCTCGCGGCCACGGGCGCCCGCGCGCTGCGCACGGCCCTGTCGGGCCCCGCGTCGCTCACCCCGAGCGAGCGCCGCGTCGCCGACCTGGCGGCCGCGGGCCTGACGAACCGGCAGATCGCCGAGCGGCTGTGGATCACCCGCAAGACCGTCGAGCTGCACCTGGGCCACACGTACGACAAGCTCGGCATCCGCTCGCGGACGCAGCTGCCCGAGGCGCTCGGCGCGCCGGACGGGACGGCGCCGCCGACGACCGCCTGA
- a CDS encoding MoxR family ATPase, whose translation MSTGSSAERPPATVHPSVALSPVAPPPEGPVAPLDVPGVAALGERLRARIREGMQIDDDVLEVVLSVLLAGGHLLLEDRPGVGKTQLARTIAASIGGRFARVQATVDLLPSDVLGASVWHAGAERFEFHPGPIFANVVLVDELNRTTPKTQSGLLEAMQELQVTVDGRTHHLERPFLVVATQNPAAGFDGTYPLPPAQLDRFLARVSLGYPSAEQEAALLRERPQPPALAAGSLPELVAAHGGVTTVRTAEPLLAYVVALLRATREHPLAESGASPRAGLQLVGAAKARAALDGRDHVLPDDVQALAPAVLAHRIEPVPAAPLEAQAEVVADALRETPAR comes from the coding sequence ATGAGCACGGGATCCTCCGCCGAGCGGCCCCCGGCCACGGTGCATCCGTCCGTCGCGCTGAGCCCGGTCGCTCCGCCGCCGGAAGGCCCGGTCGCCCCCCTCGACGTGCCGGGCGTCGCGGCGCTCGGCGAGCGCCTGCGCGCCCGCATCCGCGAGGGCATGCAGATCGACGACGACGTGCTCGAGGTCGTGCTGAGCGTCCTGCTCGCCGGCGGCCACCTGCTGCTCGAGGACCGCCCCGGGGTCGGCAAGACGCAGCTCGCGCGTACGATCGCCGCGAGCATCGGCGGCCGCTTCGCCCGCGTGCAGGCCACCGTCGACCTGCTGCCGTCCGACGTGCTCGGCGCCAGCGTCTGGCACGCCGGGGCGGAGCGGTTCGAGTTCCACCCGGGGCCGATCTTCGCCAACGTCGTGCTCGTCGACGAGCTCAACCGCACGACGCCGAAGACGCAGTCGGGGCTGCTCGAGGCGATGCAGGAGCTGCAGGTCACCGTCGACGGCCGCACGCACCACCTGGAGCGGCCGTTCCTCGTCGTCGCGACGCAGAACCCGGCGGCCGGGTTCGACGGCACCTACCCGCTGCCGCCGGCGCAGCTCGACCGCTTCCTGGCGCGCGTGTCGCTCGGCTACCCGTCCGCGGAGCAGGAGGCCGCGCTGCTGCGCGAGCGGCCGCAGCCGCCGGCCCTCGCGGCCGGCAGCCTGCCCGAGCTCGTGGCCGCGCACGGCGGCGTCACCACGGTCCGCACCGCCGAGCCGCTGCTGGCCTACGTGGTCGCGCTGCTGCGCGCGACGCGCGAGCACCCGCTGGCCGAGTCCGGGGCCAGCCCGCGGGCCGGGCTGCAGCTCGTCGGCGCCGCGAAGGCGCGCGCCGCCCTGGACGGGCGCGACCACGTGCTGCCCGACGACGTGCAGGCGCTCGCGCCCGCGGTGCTGGCGCACCGGATCGAGCCGGTGCCCGCCGCGCCGCTCGAGGCGCAGGCCGAGGTGGTCGCGGACGCGCTGCGGGAGACGCCCGCGCGGTGA
- a CDS encoding DUF58 domain-containing protein, which produces MSARPVPLALGPALPGCASAVALGLGAAALGSVALFAVALGALAVLAGAWLAVRIGARRVRVTRRVARRGLLEGRPVDVTFAVRGVGMLPVHVEALAPDGRWRALGPRGGATSWALDRPGAYVLGASPLRLRDDLGLFSRPVAAGAAEALLSLPEPLAPPRTARTGGADPVGDPEPDGLRAYVPGTPVGRIHWRSAARGGDLQERAFVTARQGLPLVVVDTAGVEDGPAVDWAARAAAGHVLALARTGGCRVLLPGDRAPTAVEDAAGGWAALHRRLAALAPGQPARPLDEPAAVVVRAAAAPEEAWRDRTPLPPGVVPVAEWSG; this is translated from the coding sequence GTGAGCGCCCGGCCGGTCCCGCTCGCGCTGGGGCCCGCGCTGCCGGGGTGCGCCTCCGCGGTCGCGCTGGGCCTGGGCGCCGCGGCGCTGGGGTCCGTCGCGCTCTTCGCCGTCGCGCTCGGGGCCCTGGCGGTGCTGGCCGGGGCGTGGCTGGCCGTCCGGATCGGCGCGCGGCGGGTGCGCGTGACGCGCCGCGTCGCCCGCCGTGGCCTGCTCGAGGGCCGCCCCGTCGACGTGACGTTCGCGGTGCGCGGCGTCGGGATGCTGCCCGTGCACGTCGAGGCGCTCGCGCCCGACGGCCGCTGGCGGGCGCTCGGGCCGCGCGGCGGCGCGACGTCGTGGGCGCTGGATCGCCCCGGCGCCTACGTCCTCGGCGCGTCGCCGCTGCGCCTGCGCGACGACCTGGGGCTGTTCTCGCGGCCCGTCGCCGCGGGCGCCGCCGAGGCGCTCCTGTCGCTGCCCGAGCCGCTCGCCCCGCCGCGCACCGCCCGCACGGGCGGCGCCGACCCCGTCGGCGATCCCGAGCCGGACGGCCTGCGCGCCTACGTGCCGGGCACGCCGGTCGGGCGCATCCACTGGCGCAGCGCGGCGCGCGGGGGCGACCTGCAGGAGCGCGCCTTCGTCACCGCCCGGCAGGGGCTGCCGCTCGTCGTGGTCGACACCGCGGGCGTCGAGGACGGTCCCGCCGTCGACTGGGCCGCGCGCGCCGCGGCCGGGCACGTGCTCGCGCTGGCGCGGACCGGGGGCTGCCGCGTCCTGCTGCCCGGCGACCGCGCCCCGACCGCGGTCGAGGACGCCGCCGGGGGCTGGGCCGCCCTCCACCGCCGGCTGGCGGCGCTCGCGCCCGGTCAGCCCGCGCGGCCGCTCGACGAGCCGGCCGCCGTCGTCGTGCGCGCCGCCGCGGCGCCCGAGGAGGCGTGGCGGGACCGCACCCCGCTGCCGCCCGGCGTCGTGCCCGTCGCGGAGTGGTCCGGATGA
- a CDS encoding transglutaminase-like domain-containing protein, producing MTGEDVRAAPAVGRGLAVLLLTFAGAAAWWPVLGAGALWATPMVALAALVVARVLPARAGLLAAVPWIPASLLLGGLPAAALRPGAWGDTASALARAVDGLTVPARGPVGPDPWPLAGALLLAGVGAVVAAALCRRRTRAWRLVGLLLLALPVVGALALEQTGDAGWPGAAVVAAALLWLSRGRLRTAVPATVAVALVAGLGAQALGPDERWIPFVGAAARKPGFTRLDPSQTYGPLPDRRTGRTMLDVEADAPALWRMQALEEFDGRVWSVARDDVPDLPEPAAETRRATVHVRGLQNRLVVAPGAVTDVQAAGEVRPMWGDAWGVQPGPRPGDTYTVEARAVRATAAGLQDVPVPAAGRYPDYTSVWPQWQWRRSQWPGPGPGRTDGQARGRRPDELTPAQRRWLRSTPWGRAGALAERLARGTRSQLEVVRRVQSYLQDGDRFRYTTDVPQPGPFPLADFLFETHRGYCQQFAGAAAMLLRLADVPTRVVTGFATGRRTGDGRYDVRDSDAHAWIEVYFPGFGWVPFDPTPPGDAEVDASLDLLTPAGAGAGAGGGATAAVGGALVLLLVGGGLVARRRRGREAAAPAGTGELLVRLVPGPVAPSTTLAGLRPRLARLGPAVAGLADEAQRQRFADDGTPSDPHPRLRVWRALRRDVGPARATVLLGRAVLTRDPAERR from the coding sequence ATGACCGGCGAGGACGTTCGCGCCGCCCCGGCCGTCGGCCGCGGCCTGGCCGTGCTGCTGCTCACGTTCGCGGGCGCCGCGGCGTGGTGGCCGGTGCTCGGCGCGGGGGCGCTGTGGGCGACGCCGATGGTGGCGCTCGCCGCGCTCGTGGTCGCCCGCGTCCTGCCGGCCCGGGCCGGGCTGCTGGCCGCGGTGCCGTGGATCCCGGCGTCGCTGCTGCTCGGCGGGCTGCCGGCCGCGGCGCTGCGCCCGGGCGCGTGGGGCGACACCGCGTCGGCGCTGGCGCGGGCCGTCGACGGGCTGACCGTGCCGGCCCGCGGCCCCGTCGGCCCCGACCCCTGGCCGCTCGCGGGGGCGCTGCTGCTCGCGGGCGTCGGCGCGGTCGTCGCCGCCGCGCTCTGCCGCCGGCGCACGCGCGCGTGGCGGCTCGTCGGCCTGCTGCTCCTGGCGCTGCCGGTCGTCGGGGCGCTGGCGCTCGAGCAGACCGGCGACGCGGGCTGGCCCGGCGCGGCGGTCGTCGCCGCCGCGCTGCTGTGGCTCTCGCGCGGGCGGCTGCGGACGGCGGTGCCCGCGACCGTCGCGGTGGCGCTGGTCGCGGGGCTCGGGGCCCAGGCCCTGGGACCGGACGAGCGCTGGATCCCCTTCGTCGGGGCCGCGGCGCGCAAGCCGGGCTTCACGCGGCTGGACCCGAGCCAGACGTACGGCCCGCTCCCGGATCGCCGGACGGGGCGGACGATGCTCGACGTCGAGGCGGACGCGCCCGCCCTGTGGCGGATGCAGGCGCTCGAGGAGTTCGACGGTCGCGTGTGGTCCGTCGCGCGCGACGACGTGCCCGACCTGCCCGAGCCCGCGGCGGAGACGCGGCGCGCGACGGTCCACGTCCGCGGGCTGCAGAACCGCCTCGTCGTCGCGCCGGGCGCCGTCACCGACGTGCAGGCGGCGGGCGAGGTCCGCCCGATGTGGGGCGACGCGTGGGGCGTGCAGCCGGGGCCGCGGCCGGGGGACACCTACACCGTCGAGGCCCGGGCGGTGCGCGCCACGGCGGCGGGACTGCAGGACGTGCCGGTGCCGGCCGCGGGCCGCTACCCGGACTACACCAGCGTCTGGCCGCAGTGGCAGTGGCGGCGCAGCCAGTGGCCGGGCCCCGGTCCGGGGCGCACCGACGGGCAGGCCCGCGGTCGGCGCCCCGACGAGCTGACGCCCGCGCAGCGCCGCTGGCTGCGCAGCACGCCCTGGGGCCGCGCCGGCGCGCTCGCCGAGCGGCTGGCCCGGGGCACGCGCTCGCAGCTCGAGGTCGTCCGCCGCGTGCAGTCGTACCTGCAGGACGGCGACCGCTTCCGCTACACCACCGACGTCCCGCAGCCCGGCCCGTTCCCGCTCGCGGACTTCCTCTTCGAGACGCACCGCGGGTACTGCCAGCAGTTCGCCGGCGCCGCCGCGATGCTGCTGCGCCTGGCCGACGTGCCGACCCGCGTGGTCACCGGCTTCGCGACGGGCCGCCGGACGGGCGACGGGCGCTACGACGTGCGCGACTCGGACGCGCACGCGTGGATCGAGGTGTACTTCCCCGGCTTCGGCTGGGTGCCGTTCGACCCGACGCCGCCCGGCGACGCCGAGGTCGACGCGTCGCTCGACCTCCTCACGCCGGCGGGCGCCGGCGCCGGGGCGGGCGGCGGCGCGACCGCGGCCGTCGGCGGCGCGCTCGTCCTGCTGCTCGTCGGCGGGGGCCTGGTCGCGCGGCGGCGCCGTGGCCGGGAGGCCGCGGCGCCCGCGGGCACGGGCGAGCTGCTCGTGCGCCTGGTGCCGGGCCCGGTGGCGCCCTCGACGACGCTGGCGGGCCTGCGCCCGCGGCTGGCGCGGCTGGGCCCGGCCGTCGCGGGGCTGGCCGACGAGGCGCAGCGGCAGCGCTTCGCGGACGACGGCACGCCCTCCGACCCGCACCCGCGGCTGCGGGTGTGGCGGGCGCTGCGGCGCGACGTGGGCCCGGCGCGCGCGACGGTGCTGCTCGGCCGCGCCGTCCTGACGCGCGACCCGGCGGAGCGGCGCTGA
- a CDS encoding response regulator transcription factor, with protein sequence MRVLIAEDQVLLRTGIARLLTDAGMDVVAQAGDAEDLLRKVRAHRPDVAIVDVQMPPDRTDDGLRAAVAIRAELPGVAVLVLSQFLEERYALELVGDDPRGVGYLLKDRVIDVDAFAAAVRRVARGGSALDPEVVARMVGRRRDDDPLRALTPREREVLALMAQGSSNRGIAEALGVGAAAVEKHSTRIFHKLGLGAEPNEHRRVLAVLTFLRAR encoded by the coding sequence CTGCGGGTGCTGATCGCCGAGGACCAGGTGCTGCTGCGCACCGGCATCGCGCGGCTGCTGACGGACGCGGGGATGGACGTCGTCGCCCAGGCCGGCGACGCCGAGGACCTGCTGCGCAAGGTCCGCGCGCACCGTCCGGACGTCGCGATCGTCGACGTGCAGATGCCGCCCGACCGGACGGACGACGGCCTGCGCGCGGCGGTCGCGATCCGCGCCGAGCTGCCGGGCGTCGCGGTGCTCGTGCTCTCGCAGTTCCTCGAGGAGCGCTACGCGCTCGAGCTGGTCGGCGACGACCCGCGCGGGGTCGGCTACCTGCTGAAGGACCGGGTGATCGACGTCGACGCGTTCGCGGCGGCGGTGCGTCGCGTCGCCCGCGGCGGGTCGGCGCTCGATCCCGAGGTGGTCGCGCGGATGGTCGGCCGGCGACGCGACGACGACCCGCTCCGGGCGCTGACGCCGCGCGAGCGCGAGGTGCTGGCGCTCATGGCCCAGGGCAGCTCCAACCGCGGGATCGCGGAGGCGCTCGGCGTCGGCGCCGCGGCCGTCGAGAAGCACTCCACGCGGATCTTCCACAAGCTCGGCCTGGGCGCCGAGCCGAACGAGCACCGCCGCGTGCTGGCGGTGCTGACGTTCCTGCGGGCGCGGTGA
- a CDS encoding helix-turn-helix domain-containing protein, translating to MPPTKPRQDREEKRAELVAAARRLFVEDGFDATSMAALARAAGVAPNTIYWYFGDKDDLLVAVLDAVLADALAAYADVAERPIVDQVLWTVGQLQALRGLVTTVHARIGRSEALNAWHDAFHATAEGLLRASIEQAVPADALDAEVRIAVFTVEGLLTHALTTPEQRAVCARLASRWA from the coding sequence ATGCCGCCGACCAAACCGCGTCAGGACCGCGAGGAGAAGCGCGCGGAGCTCGTGGCCGCGGCCCGGCGGCTGTTCGTCGAGGACGGCTTCGACGCGACCTCGATGGCCGCGCTGGCCCGGGCCGCTGGCGTCGCCCCGAACACCATCTACTGGTACTTCGGCGACAAGGACGACCTCCTCGTCGCGGTGCTCGACGCCGTGCTCGCCGACGCGCTCGCCGCCTACGCCGACGTCGCGGAGCGCCCGATCGTCGACCAGGTGCTCTGGACCGTCGGGCAGCTGCAGGCGCTCCGGGGGCTCGTCACGACCGTCCACGCCCGCATCGGTCGCTCCGAGGCGCTGAACGCCTGGCACGACGCGTTCCACGCGACCGCCGAGGGGCTCCTGCGCGCCTCGATCGAGCAGGCGGTGCCCGCGGACGCCCTCGACGCGGAGGTGCGGATCGCCGTGTTCACGGTCGAGGGGCTCCTGACGCACGCGCTGACGACCCCCGAGCAGCGAGCGGTCTGCGCACGGCTCGCGTCGCGCTGGGCCTGA
- a CDS encoding alpha/beta fold hydrolase — MSTTSPATHTREDVSFDSHGTSCAAWLYRPDGVDSPPIVVMAHGFAAVRGMRLDAYAERFAQAGFAVLVFDYRGFGDSDGEPRRVLSVPRQHEDWRAAVAYARTLPGVDASRVVAWGTSFAGGHVLHLAADDHDLAAVVVQVPHVSGPAAVRSVPVRVSVRLILAGLRDAIGAALGRPPLRVPAVGQPGEVAMITAPDAWPLVRRLAAADLPRFDRENAVAARIALWIASYSPGRRARRITAPTLVQIALRDVVTPVEVARKAAARIPRVQVKTYDCSHFEPYLDPYFDRVVGDQIAFLARALG, encoded by the coding sequence ATGAGCACCACGAGCCCGGCCACCCACACCCGCGAGGACGTCAGCTTCGACTCGCACGGCACGTCGTGTGCCGCGTGGCTCTACCGCCCGGACGGGGTCGACTCCCCGCCGATCGTCGTCATGGCCCACGGCTTCGCGGCCGTGCGCGGCATGCGCCTGGACGCGTACGCCGAGCGGTTCGCGCAGGCGGGCTTCGCGGTCCTCGTGTTCGACTACCGCGGCTTCGGCGACAGCGACGGCGAGCCCCGCCGCGTCCTCAGCGTCCCCCGGCAGCACGAGGACTGGCGGGCCGCCGTCGCCTACGCGCGCACGCTCCCCGGCGTCGACGCCTCGCGCGTCGTCGCCTGGGGCACGTCCTTCGCCGGCGGTCACGTCCTGCACCTCGCCGCCGACGACCACGACCTCGCGGCCGTCGTCGTGCAGGTCCCCCACGTCAGCGGCCCCGCAGCGGTCCGCTCCGTGCCGGTCCGCGTCTCCGTCCGCCTGATCCTCGCCGGGCTGCGCGACGCGATCGGCGCGGCGCTCGGTCGTCCGCCGCTCCGCGTCCCGGCCGTGGGCCAGCCGGGCGAGGTCGCGATGATCACCGCCCCCGACGCCTGGCCGCTCGTGCGCCGCCTCGCCGCCGCCGACCTGCCCCGGTTCGACCGCGAGAACGCCGTCGCCGCCCGCATCGCCCTGTGGATTGCGAGCTACTCTCCCGGCCGCCGCGCGAGGCGGATCACCGCGCCGACGCTGGTGCAGATCGCCCTGCGGGACGTCGTGACCCCGGTGGAGGTCGCCCGGAAGGCCGCGGCGCGCATCCCTCGCGTGCAGGTGAAGACGTACGACTGCTCGCACTTCGAGCCGTACCTCGACCCGTACTTCGACCGCGTCGTCGGCGACCAGATCGCGTTCCTCGCCCGCGCGCTCGGGTGA
- a CDS encoding histidine kinase, with the protein MHDAAAIAGLGGAAAGDPAGVLAALVASIADGVYVVDHAGAVRFVNPAGAAILRYDDPGALLGRASHATIHDHRPDGTPFPEDECPLLRPRRTGETVRVAEDWFVRADGSMVAVSYSSAPFATPDGRGAVVVFRDETERRAAEEARRREAVERTRADEVAASRARIVAAADAERRRLGRDLHDGAQQRLMTVALAVQQGVLALDRDPEVARGMLQGAVAEARTTIGELRDLVAGIHPSILTSRGLAAAVESLTARAPLPVTVAVPEDRWPAGTEAAAYYVVAEALANVAKHAAATRAAVEVTAQDGALHVAVHDDGRGGAHVRPGGGLQGLRDRVEAVGGTLAVGSAGEGGTLVAARLPLPV; encoded by the coding sequence ATGCACGACGCGGCGGCCATCGCGGGGCTCGGGGGCGCGGCGGCGGGCGACCCGGCCGGGGTGCTGGCGGCGCTCGTGGCGAGCATCGCCGACGGGGTCTACGTCGTGGACCACGCGGGCGCAGTGCGCTTCGTCAACCCGGCGGGCGCGGCGATCCTGCGCTACGACGACCCGGGCGCGCTGCTCGGCCGGGCGAGCCACGCGACGATCCACGACCACCGCCCCGACGGGACGCCGTTCCCCGAGGACGAGTGCCCGCTGCTGCGCCCGCGCCGCACGGGCGAGACGGTGCGCGTGGCCGAGGACTGGTTCGTCCGCGCCGACGGGTCGATGGTGGCCGTCTCGTACTCGTCGGCGCCCTTCGCCACGCCGGACGGGCGCGGCGCGGTGGTGGTCTTCCGCGACGAGACGGAGCGCCGGGCGGCGGAGGAGGCGCGGCGCCGCGAGGCGGTGGAGCGCACGCGGGCGGACGAGGTGGCGGCGTCCCGCGCCCGCATCGTCGCCGCGGCCGACGCCGAGCGCCGACGGCTGGGGCGGGATCTGCACGACGGCGCGCAGCAGCGACTCATGACCGTCGCGCTCGCCGTCCAGCAGGGCGTGCTGGCGCTCGACCGCGACCCCGAGGTGGCGCGCGGGATGCTCCAGGGCGCGGTCGCCGAGGCGCGCACGACGATCGGCGAGCTGCGCGACCTCGTCGCCGGCATCCATCCGTCGATCCTGACCAGCCGCGGGCTCGCCGCGGCGGTCGAGTCGCTGACCGCCCGCGCCCCGCTCCCGGTGACCGTCGCCGTGCCCGAGGACCGCTGGCCCGCCGGGACCGAGGCGGCGGCGTACTACGTCGTCGCCGAGGCGCTGGCCAACGTCGCCAAGCACGCGGCCGCGACCCGGGCGGCGGTCGAGGTGACCGCGCAGGACGGCGCGCTGCACGTGGCCGTCCACGACGACGGCCGCGGCGGCGCGCACGTGCGACCCGGCGGTGGGCTCCAGGGCCTGCGCGACCGGGTCGAGGCGGTCGGCGGCACCCTGGCCGTGGGCAGCGCGGGCGAGGGCGGGACGCTCGTGGCGGCGCGGCTGCCGCTGCCGGTCTGA